The Streptococcus toyakuensis genome has a window encoding:
- the greA gene encoding transcription elongation factor GreA: MAEKTYPMTLEEKEKLEKELEELKLVRRPEVVERIKIARSYGDLSENSEYEAAKDEQAFVEGQISSLETKIRYAEIVNSDAVAQDEVAIGKTVTIQEIGEDEEEVYIIVGSAGADAFAGKVSNESPIGQALIGKKTGDTATIETPVGSYDVKILKVEKTA, encoded by the coding sequence ATGGCAGAAAAAACATATCCTATGACCCTTGAGGAAAAGGAAAAACTTGAAAAAGAATTAGAAGAATTGAAATTGGTCCGTCGACCAGAAGTGGTAGAACGCATTAAGATTGCCCGTTCATACGGTGACCTTTCAGAAAACAGTGAGTACGAAGCAGCTAAGGATGAACAAGCCTTTGTTGAAGGACAAATCTCTAGCTTGGAAACAAAAATCCGCTATGCTGAAATCGTCAATAGCGACGCAGTTGCCCAGGACGAAGTAGCGATTGGTAAAACAGTCACCATCCAAGAAATTGGTGAGGACGAAGAAGAAGTTTATATTATCGTAGGTTCAGCTGGTGCGGATGCCTTTGCAGGTAAGGTTTCAAATGAAAGCCCAATTGGACAAGCCTTGATTGGCAAGAAAACAGGTGACACAGCAACCATTGAAACACCTGTTGGTAGCTATGATGTAAAAATCTTAAAGGTTGAAAAAACAGCCTAA
- a CDS encoding GNAT family N-acetyltransferase has protein sequence MEIRKARLEDLDRIVEIELENFSIEEAIPRSVFEAHLREIQTSFLVAEKEGKIIGYIEGPVGPHRYLQDQSFTEEIEDYSHEPGGYISVTCLSIAKEAQGLGLGQKLLTALKELALEHEREGINLTCHDYLITYYEKHGFVNEGQSQSTFAGETWYDMVWEAKK, from the coding sequence ATGGAAATTAGGAAAGCAAGATTAGAAGATTTAGATCGGATTGTTGAGATTGAACTAGAAAATTTCTCGATTGAAGAAGCCATTCCTCGCTCTGTTTTCGAGGCGCATTTGCGAGAAATTCAGACCTCGTTTCTGGTTGCAGAAAAAGAGGGTAAGATTATTGGTTATATAGAGGGACCGGTTGGCCCCCACCGCTATCTGCAAGACCAATCCTTTACAGAAGAGATAGAAGATTATAGTCATGAGCCTGGTGGCTATATCTCTGTGACCTGTCTTTCTATTGCCAAGGAGGCACAGGGACTAGGACTAGGTCAGAAATTGCTAACAGCTTTGAAAGAACTAGCTCTTGAACACGAAAGAGAAGGCATTAACCTAACCTGTCATGACTATCTCATTACTTACTACGAAAAACATGGATTTGTCAATGAAGGCCAGTCCCAGTCAACCTTTGCAGGAGAAACCTGGTATGATATGGTCTGGGAAGCTAAAAAATAA
- a CDS encoding GNAT family N-acetyltransferase, giving the protein MEIPIKIIQASKSDLAEIETLQATSFPAEKHLTSHILEESIRKSADTFLLARDENQLLGYVLGGPYPHNPKCLEIHSLVIEADHQRQGLGTLLLAALKDVAVELDYKAIRLKSPDELLSYFEMNGFIDEEETDSLYAASQGFSMIWFNLFF; this is encoded by the coding sequence ATGGAAATTCCAATTAAGATTATTCAGGCAAGTAAGTCTGATTTGGCTGAGATAGAGACACTTCAGGCCACATCTTTTCCAGCTGAAAAGCACCTTACTTCCCATATTTTAGAAGAAAGTATCCGTAAGTCTGCGGATACCTTTCTTCTAGCTAGGGATGAAAATCAGCTTCTAGGCTATGTTCTAGGTGGTCCTTACCCACACAATCCGAAATGTCTAGAAATACATTCTTTAGTCATCGAGGCTGACCATCAGAGACAGGGCTTGGGAACGCTTCTTCTTGCGGCTTTGAAAGATGTAGCAGTTGAGCTGGATTACAAAGCTATTCGTTTGAAGAGTCCGGATGAGTTGCTTTCCTATTTTGAAATGAACGGTTTTATTGATGAAGAAGAGACAGATTCGCTTTATGCAGCTAGTCAAGGTTTTAGTATGATTTGGTTTAATCTCTTTTTTTAG
- the murC gene encoding UDP-N-acetylmuramate--L-alanine ligase, which yields MPKTYHFIGIKGSGMSALALMLHQMGHKVQGSDVEKYYFTQRGLEQAGITILPFDEKNLDGDMEIIAGNAFRPDNNVEIAYADQNGISYKRYHEFLGSFMRDFVSMGVAGAHGKTSTTGMLSHVLSHITDTSFLIGDGTGRGSANAKYFVFESDEYERHFMPYHPEYSIITNIDFDHPDYFTSLEDVFNAFNDYAKQITKGLFIYGEDAELRKITSDALIYYYGFEAEGNDFVASDLLRSTTGSTFTVHFRGQDLGQFHIPTFGRHNIMNATAVIGLLYTAGFDLNLVREHLKTFAGVKRRFTEKIVNDTVIIDDFAHHPTEIIATLDAARQKYPSKEIVAVFQPHTFTRTIALLDEFAHALNQADAVYLAQIYGSAREVDHGDVKVEDLAKKINKKHQVITVENVSPLLDHDNAVYVFMGAGDIQTYEYSFERLLSNLTSNVQ from the coding sequence ATGCCAAAGACATATCATTTTATCGGAATTAAGGGATCAGGGATGAGTGCCTTGGCCTTGATGTTGCACCAAATGGGGCACAAGGTTCAAGGATCAGATGTTGAAAAATACTACTTTACTCAACGTGGTCTTGAGCAGGCAGGAATTACCATTCTTCCTTTTGATGAAAAGAATCTAGACGGTGATATGGAAATTATCGCTGGAAATGCCTTTCGTCCAGATAACAATGTCGAAATTGCCTATGCGGACCAAAATGGCATTAGCTACAAACGTTACCATGAGTTCCTAGGTAGCTTTATGCGCGACTTTGTTAGCATGGGAGTTGCTGGAGCGCACGGAAAAACTTCAACGACAGGTATGTTGTCTCATGTCTTGTCTCATATCACAGATACTAGCTTCTTGATTGGAGACGGGACAGGTCGTGGTTCAGCCAATGCCAAATATTTTGTCTTTGAATCTGACGAATATGAGCGTCACTTCATGCCTTACCACCCAGAATACTCTATTATTACCAACATTGACTTTGACCATCCAGACTATTTCACAAGTCTAGAGGATGTTTTCAATGCCTTTAACGATTATGCTAAACAAATTACCAAAGGTTTGTTTATCTACGGAGAAGATGCTGAATTGCGTAAGATTACGTCTGATGCACTAATTTATTATTATGGTTTTGAAGCAGAAGGTAATGACTTTGTCGCTAGTGATCTTCTTCGTTCAACAACTGGTTCAACCTTCACCGTTCATTTCCGTGGACAAGACTTGGGGCAATTCCACATTCCAACCTTTGGTCGTCACAATATCATGAATGCGACAGCCGTTATTGGTCTTCTTTACACAGCAGGATTTGATTTGAACTTGGTGCGTGAACACTTGAAAACATTTGCCGGTGTTAAGCGTCGTTTCACTGAGAAAATTGTTAATGATACAGTTATTATCGATGACTTTGCCCACCATCCAACAGAAATTATTGCGACCTTGGATGCGGCTCGTCAGAAATACCCAAGCAAGGAAATTGTAGCAGTCTTCCAACCGCATACCTTTACAAGAACCATTGCCTTGTTGGACGAATTTGCCCATGCTTTGAACCAAGCGGATGCAGTTTACCTAGCGCAAATTTATGGATCTGCTCGTGAAGTAGACCATGGTGATGTTAAGGTAGAAGACCTAGCCAAAAAAATCAACAAAAAACATCAAGTGATCACTGTTGAAAATGTTTCTCCACTCCTTGACCATGACAATGCTGTCTATGTCTTTATGGGAGCAGGAGATATCCAAACCTATGAATATTCATTTGAGCGTCTCTTGTCTAACTTGACAAGCAATGTTCAATAG
- a CDS encoding cystathionine gamma-synthase: MREERFPLVSDDEVMLTEMPVMDLYDESDFISNIKGEYCDKNYLEWAPITEEKPVKPLEKPVEKPKKVGLGVKKEGKSYAEVAREEARADLKKKRSASYLTKDITPTRRPSQQRLDRQSNQPTAPFQKENPGEFVKYSQKLTQSHYILAEEVSNISTQAEPKETSSPKKNNYDFLKKSQIYNKKNQQKEQERRVAQELNLTRITE; the protein is encoded by the coding sequence ATGAGAGAAGAACGATTTCCATTGGTGTCAGATGATGAGGTTATGCTGACTGAGATGCCGGTTATGGACCTCTACGATGAATCTGACTTTATCAGTAATATCAAGGGAGAATACTGTGATAAGAATTATCTGGAATGGGCCCCTATTACTGAAGAAAAACCAGTCAAACCGCTTGAAAAGCCAGTAGAGAAACCTAAGAAGGTTGGCTTAGGAGTAAAAAAAGAAGGAAAGAGCTATGCGGAGGTTGCACGTGAAGAAGCGCGTGCGGACTTGAAAAAGAAACGCTCAGCAAGTTATCTGACTAAGGATATTACTCCTACAAGACGCCCTTCTCAGCAACGTTTGGATAGACAGAGCAATCAACCTACCGCGCCTTTCCAAAAGGAAAATCCTGGTGAATTTGTTAAATATAGTCAAAAATTGACTCAGTCTCATTACATTTTGGCGGAAGAAGTTAGCAATATTTCGACTCAAGCTGAGCCAAAAGAAACTTCAAGCCCAAAGAAAAACAACTATGATTTTCTGAAGAAGAGCCAAATCTACAATAAAAAGAATCAACAAAAAGAACAAGAGCGTCGGGTTGCCCAAGAGTTGAATCTGACCAGAATTACAGAATAG
- a CDS encoding DEAD/DEAH box helicase: MAKLIPGKVRIEGVALYETGKVDIIKEKNNRLYARVAEEELRYSLEDDLVFCACDFFQKRCYCVHLAALEHFLKNDERGQEILQSLEEGHEEKEAVETKVTLGGKFLDRILSPKSDRAYELSAVGQVEAGTNHILWTLRIGQINSQKYYVIRDIPLFLRVVEQRKPYMIGKTYEESMSLEAFDEASQELLTFLRGLMEEGQAPDLFFQNQGRHLFFPLTFFEQGVNLLMALPHFQFDHQVDSYQALLFQDMHADANLFAFTVTEYSDYFEMEISEKPRVNVFYQGAVLFHKGQVYFLTDQQMRLLKEIKALPLDQQGKKYLQFDSSDRDKLASCLTLFSQMGTVSAPERLQVKTFAPSFYFDREEDNRIRLEIQFDYGNRQVSSRQELEELPFSSDADLEERVFQVCLAAGFEADFQSWRQALKAESVYHFFHEIIPVFEKLGNVDLSDKLEELYNLASPQVQIASKGGLLEIQFDFQDIAQEEIDQAMQALVANQDFYIDSSNQVYFFDEETKKIRQNLQELGQFELKDGALQTRKSLAYSLAHLFEGRDRVSFSQEFQNLAHDLTHPEDFPLQATQVQADLRDYQEKGIRWLQMLHYYGFGGILADDMGLGKTLQTIAFLTSQVTKESRVLILAPSGLIYNWADEFQKFAPQLDVAVVHGLKASREEILAESHQIYVTSYATFRQDSELYQGMAFDFLFLDEAQVMKNAQTKIAQTLRQFVVPSVFALSGTPIENHLGELWSIFQIVMPGLLPSKKEFMKLPAERVAQFIKPFVMRRKKEEVLTELPDLIEVVYKNELEDQQKAIYLAQLQQIRDRLAQVSDQEFQRSRVEILSGLMRLRQICDTPALFMEDYQGASGKLDSLRDLLLQVADGGHRVLIFSQFKGMLEKIEQELPDLGLTSFKITGSTPAKERQDMTKAFNQGERDAFLISLKAGGVGLNLTGADTVILVDLWWNPAVEAQAIGRAHRMGQEETVEVYRLVTRGTIEEKIQELQEQKKHLVSQVLDGTESRGSLSLAEIREILGISEAST; the protein is encoded by the coding sequence ATGGCTAAATTGATTCCGGGGAAAGTCCGTATCGAAGGCGTTGCCCTTTATGAAACTGGTAAGGTTGACATTATCAAGGAAAAGAACAATCGGCTCTACGCTCGCGTTGCAGAAGAAGAACTGCGCTATAGTTTAGAGGATGATTTGGTTTTTTGTGCCTGCGATTTTTTCCAAAAGAGGTGCTACTGTGTGCATTTGGCAGCGCTGGAGCATTTTCTGAAAAATGATGAGCGTGGTCAGGAAATCTTGCAAAGTCTGGAAGAAGGTCATGAAGAAAAAGAGGCCGTTGAAACTAAGGTGACCTTGGGTGGTAAATTTTTGGACCGAATCTTATCTCCAAAATCAGACCGAGCTTATGAATTATCCGCAGTGGGTCAGGTGGAAGCAGGAACCAATCATATCTTGTGGACCTTGAGAATCGGGCAAATCAATAGCCAAAAATACTACGTTATTCGGGATATTCCGCTCTTTTTAAGAGTTGTCGAGCAGAGAAAACCTTATATGATTGGAAAAACTTATGAGGAGTCTATGTCTTTGGAAGCCTTTGATGAAGCCAGCCAAGAACTTCTGACTTTCTTGCGCGGACTGATGGAGGAAGGACAGGCTCCAGACCTTTTTTTCCAAAACCAAGGTCGGCACCTCTTTTTTCCTCTGACCTTTTTTGAGCAGGGTGTGAATTTACTGATGGCCTTGCCCCATTTTCAATTTGACCATCAAGTGGATAGCTACCAGGCTCTGCTTTTTCAGGATATGCATGCTGATGCCAATCTCTTTGCCTTTACAGTAACAGAATACTCGGATTATTTTGAAATGGAAATCAGTGAGAAGCCAAGGGTCAATGTCTTTTATCAGGGAGCTGTGCTTTTCCATAAAGGTCAGGTTTATTTTCTAACAGACCAGCAGATGCGTCTTCTCAAGGAAATCAAAGCGCTGCCTTTGGATCAACAAGGAAAGAAATACCTGCAATTTGATAGTAGTGACCGAGATAAGTTGGCCTCCTGTCTGACTCTCTTTAGTCAGATGGGCACCGTTTCAGCTCCAGAACGTCTACAAGTCAAAACTTTTGCACCCTCTTTTTACTTTGACAGGGAAGAGGACAATCGGATTCGTTTAGAGATTCAGTTTGATTATGGAAATAGACAGGTATCTAGCCGACAAGAGCTAGAAGAATTACCTTTTTCGAGTGATGCTGACTTAGAAGAAAGAGTTTTCCAAGTCTGTTTGGCAGCTGGTTTTGAAGCAGATTTTCAATCTTGGCGTCAGGCCTTAAAAGCAGAGTCTGTTTATCATTTCTTCCATGAAATCATTCCAGTCTTTGAAAAACTCGGAAATGTTGATTTATCAGACAAGTTAGAAGAACTCTATAATCTAGCAAGCCCTCAAGTACAGATTGCTTCCAAGGGAGGCCTCTTGGAAATCCAATTTGATTTTCAAGATATTGCCCAGGAGGAAATTGACCAAGCCATGCAGGCCTTGGTTGCCAATCAAGATTTTTACATTGATTCGTCTAATCAAGTCTACTTTTTCGATGAAGAAACCAAGAAAATTCGCCAAAATCTACAGGAACTGGGGCAGTTTGAATTAAAAGATGGTGCCTTGCAGACTCGAAAATCCTTGGCTTATAGTTTAGCTCATCTCTTTGAAGGGCGTGACCGTGTTTCTTTTTCACAAGAATTCCAGAATTTGGCCCACGATTTGACGCATCCAGAGGACTTTCCTTTGCAAGCAACTCAGGTTCAGGCTGACTTGCGAGATTATCAGGAAAAGGGAATTCGTTGGTTGCAAATGCTCCATTATTATGGTTTTGGTGGGATTTTAGCTGATGATATGGGACTTGGTAAAACCCTGCAGACCATTGCTTTTTTGACCAGTCAAGTGACAAAAGAAAGTCGGGTTTTGATTTTAGCTCCATCTGGTTTGATTTACAACTGGGCAGATGAGTTTCAGAAATTTGCCCCACAGTTGGATGTGGCTGTTGTTCATGGTTTGAAAGCTAGTCGTGAAGAGATTCTTGCTGAAAGCCATCAAATCTATGTGACGAGCTATGCTACCTTCCGTCAGGACAGTGAGCTTTATCAGGGGATGGCCTTTGACTTCCTTTTCTTAGATGAAGCTCAGGTCATGAAAAACGCCCAGACCAAGATTGCCCAGACCTTGAGACAATTTGTGGTGCCGTCAGTTTTTGCCTTGTCAGGAACTCCGATTGAAAACCATCTGGGTGAGTTGTGGTCTATTTTCCAAATCGTCATGCCAGGACTTTTGCCAAGCAAGAAAGAATTTATGAAATTGCCAGCTGAACGTGTGGCTCAGTTTATCAAGCCTTTCGTGATGCGACGTAAGAAAGAAGAAGTGCTGACTGAATTGCCAGACTTGATTGAAGTGGTTTATAAGAATGAACTGGAAGACCAGCAAAAGGCTATTTACCTAGCCCAGTTGCAACAGATACGGGACCGTCTTGCTCAAGTGTCAGATCAGGAATTTCAGCGAAGTCGTGTGGAAATCTTGTCTGGTCTGATGCGCTTGCGTCAAATTTGTGACACTCCTGCCCTCTTTATGGAAGATTATCAGGGAGCCAGTGGCAAACTGGATAGTCTCCGAGATCTGCTACTACAGGTGGCAGACGGCGGACACCGTGTCTTGATTTTCTCGCAGTTCAAGGGAATGTTGGAGAAAATTGAACAAGAACTGCCAGACTTGGGATTAACTTCCTTTAAAATTACGGGTTCAACCCCAGCCAAGGAAAGACAAGACATGACCAAAGCCTTTAACCAAGGGGAAAGAGATGCCTTTCTGATTTCCCTCAAGGCTGGTGGTGTCGGTCTGAATCTGACAGGTGCTGATACGGTTATTTTGGTTGACCTTTGGTGGAATCCTGCGGTGGAAGCGCAAGCCATTGGCCGTGCCCATCGGATGGGGCAGGAAGAAACGGTTGAGGTTTATCGCTTAGTGACCAGGGGAACCATTGAAGAAAAAATTCAGGAACTCCAAGAACAAAAGAAACATCTGGTGTCACAAGTATTGGATGGAACAGAGTCACGTGGCAGTCTCAGCCTAGCAGAAATTAGAGAAATTTTGGGAATTTCTGAAGCCAGCACTTGA
- a CDS encoding MalY/PatB family protein — MGKYDFTSLPNRLGHHTYKWKEAETDSEVLPAWIADMDFVVLPEIRQAVQTYADQLVYGYTYASEELIKEVQKWEATQHGYHFDKEALVFIEGVVPAISTAIQAFTKEGEAVLINTPVYPPFARSVKLNNRRLITNSLVEKDGLFEIDFDRLEKDLVEEEVKLYILCNPHNPGGRVWEKEVLEKIGQLCQKHGVFLVSDEIHQDLALFGHKHQSFNTVNPDFKEFAIVLSSATKTFNIAGTKNSYAVIENPKLRVAYQKRQLANNQHEISGLGYLATEAAYRYGKDWLEELKQVFEDHINYVVDLFGKETKIKVMKPQGTYLIWLDFSAYDLTDETLQELLRNEAKVILNPGLDYGDEGSLHARLNVAMPKSLLQEVCQRIVTTFAKR; from the coding sequence ATGGGAAAATATGATTTTACAAGCCTGCCCAATCGTTTAGGGCACCATACCTATAAATGGAAAGAAGCAGAAACGGATAGTGAAGTCCTACCAGCTTGGATAGCGGATATGGACTTTGTAGTCTTGCCTGAAATCCGCCAAGCCGTGCAAACTTACGCTGATCAACTGGTTTATGGCTATACCTATGCCAGTGAAGAGTTAATTAAGGAAGTTCAAAAGTGGGAAGCCACACAACACGGTTACCACTTTGACAAAGAGGCTCTTGTCTTTATCGAGGGTGTGGTACCAGCCATCTCAACAGCTATTCAAGCCTTTACAAAAGAAGGCGAGGCAGTTTTGATTAACACGCCTGTCTACCCCCCCTTTGCCCGCAGTGTCAAGTTGAACAATCGTAGATTGATTACCAATTCTTTGGTGGAAAAGGATGGTCTGTTTGAGATTGACTTTGACCGACTTGAAAAGGATTTGGTGGAAGAGGAGGTCAAACTCTATATTCTTTGTAACCCTCACAATCCTGGTGGACGTGTTTGGGAAAAGGAAGTGTTGGAGAAGATTGGCCAACTCTGCCAAAAACACGGTGTTTTCTTGGTTTCAGATGAGATTCACCAAGATTTGGCCCTCTTTGGTCACAAACACCAGTCTTTCAATACTGTCAACCCTGACTTTAAAGAATTTGCTATCGTCTTGAGTAGTGCCACTAAAACCTTTAACATCGCTGGGACAAAAAATTCCTATGCAGTTATTGAAAATCCTAAGTTGCGAGTGGCTTACCAGAAACGCCAGTTGGCCAATAACCAGCATGAAATTTCAGGTTTGGGTTATTTGGCGACAGAAGCTGCCTATCGATATGGGAAGGATTGGTTAGAGGAACTCAAGCAAGTCTTTGAAGACCATATTAATTATGTGGTGGATTTATTTGGAAAAGAGACTAAAATCAAGGTCATGAAGCCGCAAGGAACCTACTTGATTTGGCTTGATTTTTCAGCCTATGACCTGACTGATGAAACATTACAAGAGCTTTTGAGAAATGAAGCCAAGGTTATCCTCAATCCTGGTTTGGATTATGGGGATGAAGGAAGTCTTCATGCCCGCCTCAATGTAGCCATGCCTAAATCCCTGCTGCAAGAAGTTTGTCAGCGGATTGTGACGACTTTTGCCAAACGTTAA
- a CDS encoding cystathionine gamma-synthase — MSKELHINTILAQAGIKSDEATGALVTPLHFSTTYQHPEFGQSTGFDYTRTKNPTRSKAEEVLAAIESADYALATSSGMSAIVLAFSIFPVGSKVLAVRDLYGGSFRWFNQVEQEGRFHFTYANTEEELIAELEKDVDVLYIETPTNPLMLEFDIEKLAKLAHAKGAKVVVDNTFYSPIYQRPIEDGADIVLHSATKFLAGHNDVLAGVVVTNSLELYEKLFYNLNTTGAVLSPFDSYQLIRGLKTLSLRMERSTANAQEVVAFLKDSPAVKEVLYTGRGGMISFKVADETRIPHVLNSLKVFSFAESLGGVESLITYPTTQTHADIPAEVRHSYGLTDDLLRLSIGIEDARDLIADLRQALEG, encoded by the coding sequence ATGAGCAAGGAATTACACATTAACACAATTTTGGCCCAGGCGGGTATTAAGTCAGATGAAGCGACAGGTGCATTGGTGACACCGCTTCATTTTTCAACGACTTATCAGCATCCAGAGTTTGGTCAATCTACTGGATTTGACTATACGCGTACAAAAAACCCAACTCGCAGTAAGGCAGAAGAAGTCTTGGCGGCTATTGAGTCCGCAGACTATGCCCTAGCGACTAGCTCAGGGATGTCAGCTATTGTACTGGCCTTTAGTATCTTCCCAGTAGGAAGTAAGGTCTTGGCTGTCCGTGACCTTTACGGTGGTTCTTTCCGCTGGTTCAATCAAGTGGAGCAGGAAGGCCGTTTCCATTTTACCTATGCCAATACAGAAGAAGAGTTGATTGCCGAGTTAGAAAAGGACGTGGATGTTCTCTATATCGAAACACCAACCAATCCCTTGATGTTGGAATTTGATATAGAAAAACTAGCAAAATTAGCTCATGCTAAGGGTGCCAAAGTGGTGGTGGACAATACCTTCTACAGCCCTATCTACCAACGTCCGATTGAAGATGGAGCAGATATCGTTCTCCATTCAGCAACCAAGTTTCTAGCAGGCCACAATGATGTCTTGGCTGGAGTGGTTGTGACCAATAGTTTAGAACTATACGAGAAGCTTTTCTACAATCTCAATACGACAGGGGCAGTCTTGTCACCATTTGACAGTTATCAATTGATTCGTGGTCTCAAGACCTTGTCTCTTCGTATGGAGCGCTCAACAGCTAACGCCCAAGAAGTGGTTGCCTTTTTGAAGGATTCTCCAGCAGTTAAGGAAGTTCTCTACACTGGTCGTGGAGGCATGATTTCCTTTAAAGTAGCGGATGAAACACGCATTCCTCATGTTTTGAACAGTCTCAAGGTCTTCTCTTTTGCGGAAAGTTTAGGTGGGGTAGAAAGTCTCATTACTTATCCAACGACACAAACTCACGCTGATATTCCAGCAGAAGTGCGCCATTCTTATGGTTTGACAGATGATCTTTTGCGTTTGTCTATTGGGATTGAGGATGCTAGAGATTTGATTGCAGATTTGCGCCAAGCCTTGGAAGGATAA
- a CDS encoding putative polysaccharide biosynthesis protein, producing MSNENNHQQAQMLRGTAWLTASNFISRLLGAIYIIPWYIWMGSYAATANGLFTMGYNIYAWFLLISTAGIPVAVAKQVAKYNTMREEEHSFALIRSFLGFMTGLGLVFALVLYVFAPWLADLSGVGKDLIPIMQSLAWAVLIFPSMSVIRGFFQGMNNLKPYAMSQIAEQVIRVIWMLLATFMIMKMGSGDYLAAVTQSTFAAFVGMVASFAVLIYFLAKEGLLKRVLETGDKINSKRLLVDTIKEAIPFILTGSAIQLFQILDQNTFINSMKWFTNYSKEDLVVMFSYFSANPNKITMILISVGVSIGSVGLPLLTENYVKGDLKAASRLVQDSITMLFLFLLPATVGVVMVGEPLYTVFYGKPDSLAMGLFVFAVLQSTILGLYMVLSPMLQAMFRNRKAVLYFIYGSIAKLVLQLPTIALFHSYGPLISTTIGLIIPNVLMYRDICKVTGVKRKVILKRTILISLLTLVMFIGVGAIQWILGFVFQPSGRLWSFLYVALVGAMGGGVYGVMSLRTRLLDKVIGKAQADRLRAKLRISQ from the coding sequence ATGTCTAACGAAAACAATCACCAGCAGGCCCAGATGTTACGGGGGACTGCTTGGCTAACGGCTAGTAACTTTATCAGTCGCCTGCTCGGGGCTATTTATATTATCCCCTGGTATATCTGGATGGGCTCTTATGCGGCTACAGCAAATGGTCTCTTTACTATGGGCTACAATATCTATGCCTGGTTCTTGCTGATTTCAACAGCGGGTATTCCAGTTGCGGTTGCCAAGCAAGTGGCCAAGTACAATACCATGCGAGAAGAAGAGCATAGCTTTGCCTTGATTCGGAGCTTTTTAGGCTTTATGACAGGACTAGGTCTGGTCTTTGCTTTGGTCTTGTATGTCTTTGCTCCTTGGCTAGCAGACTTGTCGGGTGTAGGGAAAGACTTGATCCCAATCATGCAGAGTTTGGCTTGGGCGGTCTTGATTTTCCCATCTATGAGTGTTATCCGAGGCTTCTTCCAAGGGATGAATAACCTGAAACCTTATGCCATGAGCCAAATCGCTGAGCAGGTCATTCGCGTTATCTGGATGCTCTTAGCTACCTTTATGATTATGAAAATGGGCTCAGGAGATTATCTAGCAGCGGTTACCCAATCCACCTTTGCTGCCTTTGTCGGCATGGTAGCTAGTTTTGCAGTTTTGATCTATTTCCTTGCCAAAGAAGGATTACTTAAAAGAGTCCTTGAAACAGGAGATAAGATAAACAGCAAGCGTCTTTTGGTCGACACCATTAAGGAAGCCATTCCTTTTATCCTGACAGGGTCTGCTATCCAGCTTTTCCAGATTTTGGACCAAAATACCTTTATCAATAGCATGAAGTGGTTTACCAACTATAGTAAAGAAGACTTAGTTGTCATGTTTTCTTATTTCTCTGCCAATCCTAATAAAATCACTATGATTTTGATTTCTGTTGGGGTTTCGATTGGGAGTGTAGGATTGCCATTGTTGACTGAAAACTATGTTAAGGGGGACTTGAAGGCGGCTTCTCGTCTAGTTCAGGACAGCATCACTATGCTTTTCTTATTCTTGCTACCAGCAACGGTTGGAGTGGTCATGGTAGGAGAACCTCTCTATACTGTCTTCTATGGCAAGCCAGATAGTTTGGCTATGGGCTTGTTTGTCTTTGCAGTTTTACAGTCTACTATTTTAGGCTTGTACATGGTCTTGTCTCCAATGCTTCAAGCCATGTTCCGCAACCGCAAGGCAGTTCTCTATTTTATCTATGGTTCCATTGCCAAGCTGGTTTTGCAACTTCCAACCATTGCTCTCTTTCACAGTTACGGGCCTTTGATTTCAACAACCATCGGTCTCATTATTCCTAATGTTTTGATGTATCGGGACATTTGCAAGGTAACTGGTGTCAAGCGCAAGGTGATTTTGAAGCGAACCATTTTAATCAGTTTGTTAACGCTTGTTATGTTTATTGGCGTAGGTGCCATACAGTGGATACTTGGATTTGTATTCCAACCAAGTGGGCGTTTGTGGAGCTTCCTTTATGTAGCCCTTGTCGGTGCCATGGGTGGAGGTGTTTATGGAGTTATGAGTCTCCGTACCCGTTTGTTGGATAAGGTGATTGGAAAAGCCCAAGCAGATCGCCTACGAGCAAAATTAAGAATTTCTCAATAA